In the Gymnogyps californianus isolate 813 chromosome 3, ASM1813914v2, whole genome shotgun sequence genome, one interval contains:
- the LOC127014621 gene encoding prolyl-tRNA synthetase associated domain-containing protein 1-like, whose translation MAAAPELREALAQRLRDLGIATVTAEHPEVFTVEEMMPHVQHMKGGHSKNLFLKDKKKKGFWLVTVLHNRQINLNDLAKKLGVGSGNLRFADENAMLEKLKVGQGCATPLALFCDQGDVRFVLDAGFLEGGHEKVYFHPMTNSATMGLSPDDFLKFVRSTGHDPIIIHFDEDIK comes from the exons ATGGCGGCGGCGCCGGAGCTGCGGGAGGCGCTGGCGCAACGGCTGCGGGACTTGGGCATCGCCACCGTCACCGCCGAGCACCCCGAG GTGTTCACTGTTGAAGAAATGATGCCCCATGTCCAACACATGAAAGGAGGTCACAGTaaaaacctttttcttaaagacaaaaagaagaaagggttCTGGCTGGTGACTGTTCTGCACAACAGGCAAATCAATTTAAATGATCTTGCTAAAAAACTGGGTGTTGGAAGCGGAAACCTAAGATTTGCTGATGAAAACGCCATGTTGGAAAAGCTGAAGGTGGGCCAGGGCTGCGCGACACCCCTAGCCCTCTTCTGCGACCAGGGAGATGTGAGGTTTGTGCTGGATGCTGGCTTTCTGGAAGGTGGCCACGAAAAGGTGTATTTTCATCCAATGACAAATTCTGCAACCATGGGCTTAAGCCCCGACGACTTTTTGAAGTTTGTGAGATCAACAGGCCATGATCCCATCATCATACATTTTGATGAAGACATTAAGTAG